In Vibrio cyclitrophicus, one genomic interval encodes:
- a CDS encoding type II secretion system F family protein codes for MLWVALILGSIAILMMRGDKKKKINQYFDFEDSGDLANLHAININELTNRKRWQSLMSDARLVADVLGPRSALYITLYTLGTAFMLWYVMTEIARFGSLWMFVVMWLALLFIGYRYLVNRRRKLFTNSFPDVLNMLMSAVTAGDSLMHAIGYVGEKIDTTIGHEFKLMSERLKMGEAPEVVLDRACRHYPYPEFVFFTLALKANLARGGQLKNVLARLIRVLVDTRTLEKKKMSMTSEARVSAKIVAAIPLGFTILISQIAPHNLEILMEDPIGNWVIIYVIGSELLGLFIVWLLVKGVSL; via the coding sequence ATGCTTTGGGTTGCGTTGATATTAGGCTCCATCGCTATTTTGATGATGAGAGGCGACAAGAAAAAGAAAATTAACCAGTATTTCGATTTCGAAGACAGTGGGGATTTGGCGAACTTGCATGCTATTAATATTAACGAACTCACGAATCGAAAGCGTTGGCAGAGTTTGATGTCGGATGCCCGATTGGTTGCCGATGTTTTAGGTCCAAGATCGGCACTTTACATCACCTTATATACTTTAGGTACGGCGTTCATGTTGTGGTATGTGATGACAGAAATTGCTCGATTTGGCTCGCTTTGGATGTTTGTCGTCATGTGGTTGGCGCTGCTATTTATCGGTTATCGATACTTGGTCAATCGTCGTCGCAAGCTGTTTACCAATAGCTTTCCTGATGTGCTGAATATGCTGATGAGTGCCGTCACTGCGGGTGACAGCTTAATGCATGCGATTGGTTACGTTGGCGAGAAAATCGATACCACCATCGGCCATGAGTTTAAGCTCATGAGTGAGCGCTTGAAAATGGGGGAGGCACCAGAAGTGGTATTAGATCGCGCCTGTCGTCATTACCCTTACCCAGAGTTTGTGTTCTTCACACTTGCGCTTAAAGCCAACCTTGCCCGAGGTGGGCAACTTAAGAACGTGCTTGCTCGATTGATTCGAGTACTGGTTGATACGAGGACTCTAGAGAAGAAAAAAATGTCGATGACTTCGGAAGCGCGAGTGTCTGCAAAGATCGTTGCCGCCATTCCTCTTGGTTTCACCATATTGATCAGCCAAATCGCGCCACACAACTTAGAGATTCTGATGGAAGATCCTATTGGTAATTGGGTGATTATCTATGTGATTGGCAGTGAGTTATTGGGGTTGTTTATCGTTTGGTTGCTTGTGAAAGGAGTCAGCTTATGA
- a CDS encoding CpaF family protein: MSSNKELYLAFRSQIFEAMDVEAAQQMSQDELESQIRNAVEMLVSNYGRPITGLMKAGLVKSLIDEIFGLGPLQPLVEDQSITDIMVNGPERIFYERNGRIQKSDITFVNEDQVLAIAKRIASRVGRRVDELSPTVDARLEDGSRVNIVIPPIVLDGTSISIRKFREQNIGFEDLVNYGSMSSDMARVLMIAARCRMNVLISGGTGSGKTTLLNALSHYVADDERIVTIEDAAELRLHQMNLVRMETRAESVERTGAVTQRDLVINALRMRPDRIILGECRSGEAFEMLQAMNTGHDGSMSTLHANSPRDAIARVESMVMMANLNQPLDAIRRSIVSAVQLIIQINRLRDGSRKITSICEVVGLEGDNVVLEEIYRFDFNDSEYRDTVTGDFVTSGIMQRSELVKKAHFYGLYDELMQSFKGER, translated from the coding sequence ATGAGTTCAAATAAAGAGTTGTACCTCGCATTTCGCAGCCAAATTTTTGAAGCCATGGATGTGGAAGCGGCTCAGCAGATGAGTCAAGACGAGCTAGAAAGCCAGATTCGTAATGCGGTTGAGATGCTAGTGTCGAACTATGGCCGACCTATTACGGGCTTGATGAAAGCGGGCTTGGTGAAAAGTTTGATCGATGAGATATTTGGGCTTGGTCCGCTACAACCCTTAGTCGAAGATCAGTCCATCACCGATATCATGGTCAATGGACCTGAGCGTATTTTCTATGAACGAAATGGGCGAATCCAAAAGTCTGATATCACCTTCGTTAATGAAGACCAGGTGCTAGCAATAGCCAAGCGTATCGCCTCGCGTGTCGGCCGCCGAGTCGATGAATTATCGCCTACCGTGGATGCGCGCTTGGAAGACGGTAGTCGTGTAAATATCGTTATCCCTCCAATTGTGCTTGATGGCACATCCATCTCTATTCGTAAGTTCAGGGAACAGAATATCGGTTTTGAAGACTTGGTGAATTACGGAAGCATGTCATCAGATATGGCTCGAGTATTGATGATAGCGGCTCGATGCCGAATGAATGTGCTGATATCCGGAGGAACAGGTTCAGGTAAAACAACTTTGCTCAACGCATTATCTCATTACGTTGCGGATGATGAACGCATCGTGACCATTGAGGATGCGGCTGAATTGCGACTCCATCAAATGAACTTAGTGCGTATGGAAACTCGTGCTGAAAGTGTGGAGCGAACAGGTGCAGTCACTCAGCGAGACCTTGTTATTAATGCTCTGCGTATGCGACCTGATCGGATCATCTTGGGTGAGTGTCGTAGTGGTGAAGCGTTTGAAATGCTCCAAGCCATGAACACAGGCCATGATGGCTCAATGTCGACACTTCATGCCAATTCACCGCGTGATGCAATTGCTCGTGTTGAGTCTATGGTGATGATGGCGAACCTGAACCAACCCCTTGATGCGATTCGCCGTTCGATCGTTAGTGCGGTCCAACTTATTATTCAAATAAACCGCTTGAGAGACGGTTCGCGAAAAATCACCAGCATCTGTGAGGTTGTTGGATTAGAGGGAGACAACGTCGTATTAGAAGAAATTTACCGATTTGATTTCAATGATAGTGAATATCGCGACACCGTCACCGGTGATTTTGTCACTAGCGGTATCATGCAACGCTCAGAGTTGGTGAAAAAAGCCCACTTTTACGGTTTGTATGATGAGCTAATGCAGTCATTCAAAGGGGAGAGATAA
- a CDS encoding chromosome partitioning protein ParA yields the protein MFDLSKALSSKSQPATLRAKVDNSGIHCTFIYQTQECLGLVQEVFRFEGWDEPKLLRFNLAHIDEQEEDEIILFELSESNDVVEDAKRFASKLPTHKGIIVIGKEDSISTVRALRDIGFYYMLWPFSKSDLADFLMHVESNLKSFAGVSEHRKAKRVAVVGAKGGLGVSFICCELASYLSIRSSDTIVVDHHGNHSNMDVLLSLDDFSRQNIDEFTAPIHELDEEGALSYLIRVRQNLRLLALDSEKKQEDVLQYTNTLYELLSRSTNFVIEDFSGSVDFEVIPQELIDNYDVVVVVSDASVSSVRNARVLLEKLQNARISQSRKTRLLTVVNHHRPHKAFVLHSKELENYLGTPVDLLFDYCSNLSHIIVDGKSAHKHDRHIRDSICSLASLIQGQPVEHGLFSHWLTKKARK from the coding sequence ATGTTTGATTTATCTAAGGCGCTAAGTAGTAAATCGCAACCAGCGACTCTCCGAGCAAAAGTGGATAATAGTGGTATTCATTGCACCTTTATCTACCAAACTCAGGAGTGTTTAGGTCTTGTTCAAGAGGTGTTTCGCTTCGAAGGATGGGATGAACCCAAGTTACTTCGTTTTAACCTCGCTCATATAGATGAACAAGAAGAAGATGAAATTATTCTTTTTGAGCTCAGTGAATCTAATGATGTCGTTGAAGATGCTAAACGCTTTGCTAGCAAGCTCCCTACTCACAAAGGGATCATTGTTATTGGTAAAGAAGACTCGATCTCTACCGTACGGGCGCTTCGTGATATTGGATTTTATTACATGCTTTGGCCTTTTAGTAAATCCGATTTGGCTGACTTCTTAATGCACGTAGAGAGCAACTTAAAATCGTTTGCCGGGGTGAGCGAACACCGCAAAGCGAAGCGTGTTGCTGTTGTTGGTGCAAAAGGTGGGCTTGGGGTGTCGTTCATTTGTTGTGAGTTGGCGTCGTACTTATCCATTCGAAGCAGTGACACTATCGTTGTTGATCACCACGGTAATCATAGCAATATGGATGTTTTGCTCTCCTTGGATGATTTTTCTCGCCAAAACATCGACGAGTTTACCGCACCCATTCATGAGTTGGACGAAGAGGGCGCTTTAAGTTATCTCATCCGAGTGCGTCAGAACTTACGCTTGTTGGCCTTGGATAGCGAAAAGAAACAAGAAGATGTTCTGCAATATACCAATACCTTGTATGAACTGCTTTCTCGCTCGACCAACTTTGTCATTGAAGATTTCTCGGGCAGTGTTGATTTTGAGGTTATCCCTCAAGAACTTATCGATAACTACGATGTGGTCGTGGTCGTCAGCGACGCGTCGGTTTCTTCTGTACGTAATGCGAGAGTCTTGCTAGAGAAACTGCAAAACGCACGTATTTCTCAATCTCGTAAAACGCGCTTGCTTACCGTTGTGAACCATCATCGACCTCATAAAGCCTTTGTGCTGCATTCTAAAGAACTAGAGAACTATTTGGGAACACCTGTTGATTTGCTGTTCGACTATTGTAGCAACCTTTCACACATCATTGTCGATGGTAAGAGTGCACATAAGCATGACCGACATATTCGAGATTCAATTTGTAGCCTTGCTAGTTTGATCCAAGGGCAACCTGTAGAGCATGGTTTGTTCTCACATTGGTTAACAAAGAAGGCACGTAAATGA
- a CDS encoding pilus assembly protein N-terminal domain-containing protein, which produces MENRVITRASSSMLTLLFALLFSVNAWSGDRYITLNDASHIRLNEAIGKVFISNPDVADYKVMNDNTVVVFANSIGQARLLVYGVSENVLLSERIVVDLNLTQVRRQIDFYYPNLDIKLESVGSQVAVSGMVESEEQRDDIYRMVATLLGREKVERWNEIQTLEFESDTLSVSEPESMIFARNMTWEGIIERLEVAGTRQVNVKVSIAQVTESFGETIGVDWSSVGSNVGEFVFNQFEAEDLVSVISAIGNDSVAQVLAEPNLSVMSGESASFLVGGEVPVIVSTNSNVNITFKEFGIRLDLTAKVESDDRIRMQLFPEVSEIDGYVTAAGIEVPKLASRRAMTTVELGDGDSFILGGLMSSADYEEMQKTPLIGDIPIIGAAFRKAITERRKTELIIVATVNLVKPIRSTEIQMPYIHKTNTLTRWLNIELDDHKAPQSDATIRLLSEGGFIQ; this is translated from the coding sequence ATGGAAAACAGAGTAATCACAAGGGCGAGCTCTTCCATGTTAACGTTGCTGTTTGCTTTATTATTTAGCGTTAATGCGTGGAGTGGCGATCGATATATCACGCTGAACGATGCAAGTCACATCCGGTTAAACGAGGCCATTGGCAAAGTGTTCATCAGTAACCCTGATGTGGCTGATTATAAGGTCATGAACGACAACACAGTGGTGGTGTTCGCCAATAGCATTGGTCAGGCTCGATTGCTTGTGTATGGCGTGTCTGAGAACGTGCTGTTATCTGAGCGAATAGTCGTGGATTTGAACTTAACCCAAGTGCGTCGTCAGATCGATTTTTACTATCCAAACCTGGATATCAAGTTGGAGTCAGTCGGGTCGCAAGTAGCAGTCAGCGGTATGGTTGAGTCTGAGGAGCAGCGTGATGATATCTATCGCATGGTTGCCACACTTTTGGGGCGTGAAAAGGTTGAGCGTTGGAATGAAATACAAACGCTAGAGTTTGAGTCAGACACGTTATCCGTGTCAGAGCCGGAGAGCATGATCTTTGCGCGCAATATGACTTGGGAAGGGATTATTGAGCGTTTAGAGGTGGCTGGTACACGACAGGTAAACGTAAAAGTTTCGATTGCTCAAGTTACCGAATCGTTTGGTGAAACCATCGGTGTGGATTGGAGTTCGGTGGGTTCTAATGTGGGTGAGTTCGTCTTCAATCAGTTTGAGGCGGAAGACCTTGTTAGCGTTATCTCGGCTATTGGCAACGACTCAGTCGCTCAGGTTCTGGCTGAACCTAATCTCAGCGTGATGTCCGGAGAATCCGCCAGTTTCCTTGTTGGTGGTGAAGTACCTGTCATTGTTTCAACCAATAGCAATGTCAATATTACCTTTAAAGAGTTTGGTATTCGCCTCGACTTGACCGCAAAAGTAGAGAGTGATGATCGTATTCGCATGCAGCTCTTTCCGGAAGTGAGCGAGATTGATGGTTATGTGACCGCTGCTGGTATTGAAGTCCCTAAATTAGCCTCAAGACGAGCTATGACCACGGTAGAGCTAGGAGATGGTGATAGCTTTATTCTGGGTGGATTGATGAGCAGTGCGGACTATGAAGAGATGCAAAAAACGCCACTAATTGGTGACATTCCGATTATTGGCGCGGCATTTCGTAAGGCCATCACCGAAAGGCGTAAGACAGAGCTCATTATTGTTGCGACGGTTAACCTGGTTAAACCGATTCGTTCCACTGAAATCCAAATGCCTTATATCCACAAAACCAACACACTGACTCGCTGGTTAAATATTGAGTTGGATGACCATAAGGCTCCGCAGTCTGATGCGACGATTCGTTTGCTATCTGAAGGAGGATTCATCCAATGA
- the cpaB gene encoding Flp pilus assembly protein CpaB — translation MRSRIVLFIALLAFGFGCYGLIDMMTKNQQASPITAEQPVPVAEQFIAVWSLDRSLSRGEPISTSDVTKQQLELQDALSYGIKEDTVIDFSPSTLLNRDLSKGEIILPEYQTPQGGAGYIDLLISEDMTIYPLQVSATNLVDDYIRPGVFVDVLTVSSPSSNLADNADHPSEFHGVKASLFLKHVKVLAIDYIDPESKTSSAKVIKPSQEAKAGYSTVVIEIYPEQLANIALAQRTMHMEVYRSQTYKKPMYAEVRNVITNYTGIEEYRGTNKTANTEGF, via the coding sequence ATGAGATCGCGGATTGTCCTTTTTATTGCGTTGCTTGCCTTTGGTTTCGGTTGTTATGGTTTAATTGACATGATGACAAAGAATCAACAAGCGTCTCCTATAACTGCTGAACAACCGGTACCAGTCGCTGAGCAATTCATCGCTGTTTGGTCACTCGATCGTTCCTTGTCTCGTGGTGAGCCTATTTCTACCTCGGACGTCACCAAGCAACAACTGGAGTTACAAGACGCACTTTCTTACGGCATCAAAGAAGATACCGTCATTGATTTCTCGCCTTCTACTTTACTCAATCGCGACCTGAGCAAAGGCGAGATTATCCTTCCTGAATATCAAACTCCGCAAGGAGGGGCTGGTTATATTGACTTGTTGATCTCTGAGGATATGACCATCTATCCGCTGCAAGTCAGCGCAACCAATTTAGTTGATGACTATATTCGCCCTGGCGTGTTTGTCGATGTTCTCACAGTAAGCTCACCTTCCAGTAATTTAGCCGACAATGCCGACCATCCATCGGAGTTTCATGGCGTTAAAGCTTCACTATTTTTAAAACACGTCAAGGTACTAGCAATTGACTATATCGATCCTGAAAGTAAAACCTCAAGCGCTAAGGTCATTAAGCCGAGTCAAGAAGCGAAAGCCGGTTATAGCACAGTGGTGATTGAGATTTACCCAGAGCAGTTGGCGAACATTGCTCTGGCGCAGCGCACCATGCATATGGAAGTGTATCGCAGTCAAACTTATAAAAAGCCAATGTATGCCGAGGTGCGTAATGTGATTACCAATTATACCGGTATTGAAGAGTATCGCGGAACAAACAAAACAGCGAACACAGAAGGATTCTAG
- a CDS encoding prepilin peptidase codes for MTHSLYLYCLLAFLIFITMQDVRCRKMKNNSLLSLLIFQLVCTLALMNPCILSASIVLTLGMVIYSYNVIGAGDIKYAAVLSLSLPVELLLNAVLLTMLTGGVLATFYMLLNLARRIKANVYGEIDQSQYNTGIPYGVAISVGFYVMIFSHWVNYI; via the coding sequence ATGACTCATTCCCTATATCTATATTGTTTACTTGCATTTTTGATCTTTATAACTATGCAAGATGTTAGATGTAGAAAAATGAAAAATAATTCCCTATTGTCGCTGTTAATTTTTCAGTTGGTGTGTACATTAGCTTTGATGAATCCATGTATTCTGTCAGCGTCAATAGTGTTAACTTTAGGGATGGTAATTTATTCATACAACGTTATTGGTGCTGGTGATATTAAATATGCAGCAGTCCTGTCACTGAGCCTACCTGTGGAGTTATTACTAAACGCAGTGTTATTAACCATGTTAACTGGTGGAGTCTTGGCAACCTTTTATATGCTGCTTAATCTTGCTCGGAGGATAAAAGCCAACGTTTACGGAGAAATAGACCAAAGCCAATATAACACTGGTATCCCTTATGGGGTCGCAATCAGTGTTGGGTTTTATGTGATGATATTTAGCCATTGGGTGAACTATATATGA
- a CDS encoding Flp family type IVb pilin, translating into MLTNLYFKVCTYLTTFNNDERGVTAIEYGLIAAAMAAVLVTAMYSGGLETSLEGIFDTISNTLVTAKSGLTPKT; encoded by the coding sequence ATGTTGACTAACTTATATTTCAAAGTATGCACTTACCTAACCACCTTTAATAATGATGAACGCGGTGTCACCGCGATTGAGTATGGCTTGATTGCTGCGGCTATGGCAGCTGTGTTAGTAACTGCCATGTATAGCGGTGGTTTAGAAACTAGTTTAGAGGGTATTTTTGATACTATCTCTAATACGCTTGTCACTGCTAAATCTGGTCTGACACCGAAAACATAG
- a CDS encoding LysR family transcriptional regulator: MHLSFEQLLSFVTIVDEGSFRGAARKLHKSQPTISTAIQHLELNIGFPLFKREQRKALLTHKGARFYEMTAPLITEYQALLQTITTMNESDQVVYRVGIDPLLSNHTVRHGVHEFSKAFPDTNLKLVTRPSSVLGEMLAHGELDLAIANPYHKNIYEFRFTELFNINFWWVAHKALICDQDARLLLLEGCKEINNASIMKQHHIWQCEDLNTIVNLCCQQSGIALLPDFIIEALNNDHLVKVNNHPYLFGRKVTTAIVSQANECQSRYHQWFCEQLAPRKVIRIV; encoded by the coding sequence ATGCATCTCAGTTTTGAGCAGTTATTATCGTTCGTCACTATTGTCGATGAGGGTTCGTTTCGTGGAGCAGCCCGTAAGTTACATAAAAGTCAACCTACCATCAGTACAGCGATTCAACATCTAGAGTTAAACATAGGTTTTCCCTTGTTTAAGAGGGAGCAGAGGAAGGCGCTCTTAACGCACAAAGGGGCGCGCTTTTATGAAATGACAGCCCCCCTTATCACTGAATATCAGGCGTTGCTGCAGACTATAACGACAATGAATGAATCAGATCAAGTCGTATATCGTGTAGGTATTGATCCCCTACTTTCTAACCATACCGTTCGTCATGGAGTACACGAGTTTTCCAAAGCTTTTCCGGACACAAACCTCAAACTCGTAACTAGACCTAGTTCAGTATTAGGTGAGATGCTTGCCCATGGGGAACTCGACCTCGCGATTGCCAATCCCTACCATAAAAATATCTATGAATTTAGATTTACTGAGCTTTTTAACATCAACTTTTGGTGGGTTGCTCATAAAGCATTAATCTGTGATCAGGATGCAAGATTATTACTACTTGAAGGTTGCAAAGAAATTAATAATGCATCAATTATGAAACAACATCACATCTGGCAGTGTGAAGACCTCAATACCATTGTGAACCTTTGCTGCCAACAATCAGGCATCGCTCTACTTCCCGATTTTATCATCGAAGCATTGAATAATGATCATCTTGTAAAGGTAAATAATCACCCTTATTTATTTGGCCGAAAAGTGACAACGGCTATCGTCAGCCAAGCGAATGAATGTCAGAGCCGATACCATCAATGGTTCTGTGAACAACTGGCACCAAGAAAAGTTATTAGGATTGTGTAA
- a CDS encoding helix-turn-helix transcriptional regulator, with protein MDINNNEFTSPIVPNFPSELENEVREGLKKIGIEHASLIILSEDMSIVFESLESLSKRISISKRISESIESYIDAVMCHEKNILHFTYDNVLDDRIFDHEKLSIITNNLSKYSSFSPLSYDHKMVVIFHSIESLSEHQTKHLQLIVNIITAWSNSWVANNTMLHYWKKYSEPKNIDITSTLTKSEFNVLELLTKGFTGPEISSIRNVSKETVRTQIKSILHKTHCHSQNQLISRFSQVQWAINSLHRGLYS; from the coding sequence ATGGATATAAATAATAACGAGTTTACAAGTCCAATTGTTCCCAATTTCCCAAGTGAACTGGAAAATGAGGTTCGTGAAGGACTAAAAAAAATTGGGATTGAACATGCAAGCCTTATCATACTCTCTGAAGATATGAGTATCGTTTTTGAAAGTTTAGAAAGTCTCTCTAAAAGAATATCTATTAGCAAAAGAATATCTGAGAGTATTGAAAGTTATATTGACGCAGTCATGTGCCATGAGAAAAATATTTTGCACTTTACCTATGATAATGTTTTAGATGATCGAATATTTGATCACGAAAAACTATCTATAATCACTAATAATTTGAGTAAGTATTCTTCATTTTCCCCTCTAAGCTATGACCACAAAATGGTCGTGATCTTTCACAGCATTGAATCATTATCTGAACATCAAACTAAGCATCTACAACTTATAGTCAATATCATAACAGCTTGGTCTAACTCATGGGTTGCCAATAATACTATGTTGCACTATTGGAAAAAGTACTCAGAGCCTAAAAACATAGATATTACGTCAACACTAACAAAGTCAGAGTTCAACGTTTTGGAGTTATTGACAAAGGGTTTCACTGGACCAGAGATATCTAGCATTAGGAATGTATCAAAGGAAACCGTGCGGACTCAAATCAAGAGTATTCTTCATAAAACCCATTGTCATAGCCAAAACCAATTGATTTCGAGATTCAGTCAAGTTCAATGGGCAATAAATTCTCTCCACCGAGGATTGTATTCTTGA
- a CDS encoding GGDEF domain-containing protein, producing the protein MRILDFLITKRNILTSGLILTILLIHYNSIHSLVSSIEIEREKREVLISNIIRNNIDYNLSLLRDFITKLETASALLNKELVAGSITKDIFQDSESHFNLNHYFEKMPPSEVQNIILQDQNNRYFLLSGSPIHVTFSSSLSPDSEKIYLKVTPLSLLSLDLYQLDSQKNRYFHLIKVQLPVFNGNVLIFDDMTSSAIELKNELQSLVEILLLLLASYILLATFAHYQHNTNIKLTSDTLTGLKNRTYLQSANVRLKHEHVKHACISVIVIDLDHFKDINDQYGHPTGDDILIRVAEILSDNVRCNDECYRIGGDEFIVIVKSHTLSDTKKLAERLRERIAKDEKLRIISMGGISASLGLAVLLPNQPVEEVVSIADEMLYRAKKQGRNLVQSYI; encoded by the coding sequence ATGAGAATTCTTGACTTTCTTATTACAAAAAGGAATATACTGACGTCTGGATTAATCCTTACAATATTATTAATCCACTATAACAGTATTCATAGCTTAGTGAGTTCAATAGAAATTGAAAGAGAAAAAAGGGAAGTTCTAATTTCAAATATAATTAGAAATAATATTGATTACAACCTCTCTCTTTTAAGGGATTTTATCACTAAACTTGAGACTGCCTCAGCTTTATTAAATAAAGAATTGGTCGCAGGGAGTATAACTAAAGATATTTTTCAAGATTCGGAAAGTCACTTCAACTTAAATCATTACTTTGAAAAAATGCCCCCTTCTGAAGTACAAAACATCATACTTCAAGACCAAAATAATCGATATTTTCTACTTTCAGGAAGCCCCATTCACGTTACTTTTTCCTCTTCCTTGTCGCCTGATTCAGAAAAAATATACCTCAAAGTAACACCTTTATCCCTGCTTTCACTCGATTTATACCAATTAGACTCGCAGAAAAATCGGTACTTTCATCTGATTAAAGTACAGTTACCAGTTTTCAATGGAAATGTACTCATCTTCGATGATATGACAAGTTCAGCCATCGAGCTGAAAAATGAACTGCAAAGCCTTGTAGAGATCCTATTGCTTCTTCTTGCGAGCTATATCCTCTTAGCAACTTTTGCACACTATCAACACAACACGAATATCAAGTTAACTTCTGACACCCTAACCGGTTTGAAGAATCGAACCTATCTACAATCAGCGAACGTAAGACTCAAGCATGAACACGTAAAGCATGCGTGTATCTCTGTGATTGTTATAGATCTTGACCATTTTAAAGATATCAATGATCAATATGGGCATCCTACCGGAGACGATATCCTCATCAGAGTGGCAGAAATTCTATCTGATAATGTACGCTGTAATGATGAATGCTACCGTATTGGAGGAGACGAGTTCATCGTCATCGTTAAGTCTCATACTCTCTCTGACACCAAAAAACTGGCAGAGAGGTTGAGGGAAAGAATCGCTAAAGATGAAAAGCTTCGGATTATATCGATGGGAGGGATTTCAGCGTCATTAGGTCTAGCAGTATTGCTACCAAACCAACCCGTTGAAGAAGTTGTTTCCATCGCAGATGAGATGCTTTACCGAGCTAAGAAACAAGGGCGGAACCTAGTACAGAGCTACATTTAG
- a CDS encoding LysR family transcriptional regulator — protein MEERSISKAAQRLNMSQSAVSQSINRLRILFDDPLFFRESHGVSSSKLAESIYPQLSKAVQQIRLAAPPLSNFDAETSSREFLISTVSVIGISILPNVSNLIFTQAPNVTIKADSNLAHTDMISLLRNQYDLSIDVDYGQYPGLKSQELLHEEVYVLCRTDHPRLTTPVVTIEQFLSEKHVIHTTSGQKQCYLRNKGLSYEHVLKKRDIVWGADTVIEMMNIVENSHHISLFPKRLLNKYLKDSDLKHIPCNFITENVKIAMFWHPARHNDVGHRWLRHLVSDASFRI, from the coding sequence ATGGAAGAGCGGAGCATCAGTAAAGCTGCTCAGCGCTTAAACATGAGCCAATCCGCCGTAAGTCAAAGTATTAACAGGCTTAGAATACTATTTGACGACCCTCTTTTCTTTCGCGAAAGCCACGGTGTCTCATCTAGTAAGCTTGCAGAAAGTATTTACCCTCAGCTTTCCAAAGCTGTTCAACAAATCAGACTCGCGGCCCCACCTCTTTCAAATTTTGATGCAGAAACCAGTTCAAGAGAGTTTTTGATATCCACTGTATCGGTAATTGGAATTAGCATACTTCCTAACGTTTCCAATCTTATATTTACACAAGCCCCTAACGTCACGATTAAAGCGGATTCAAATTTGGCCCACACAGATATGATATCATTACTTAGGAACCAGTATGACTTGTCTATTGATGTTGATTACGGACAATACCCAGGGCTTAAATCTCAAGAGTTGTTGCATGAGGAAGTATATGTTTTGTGTCGAACAGACCATCCTCGTCTAACGACCCCAGTAGTAACAATTGAGCAGTTTTTATCTGAAAAGCACGTCATACATACAACATCAGGTCAAAAGCAATGTTATCTGCGTAACAAAGGACTAAGTTATGAACATGTGCTTAAAAAACGGGATATAGTATGGGGTGCGGACACTGTAATCGAAATGATGAATATCGTTGAAAATAGCCACCATATTAGTTTGTTCCCTAAACGATTGCTCAATAAATATCTAAAAGATTCAGACTTAAAGCACATCCCTTGTAACTTCATTACAGAGAACGTAAAAATCGCTATGTTTTGGCATCCAGCACGGCACAATGACGTCGGACATCGATGGCTAAGACATTTAGTGTCGGACGCCAGCTTTCGTATCTAG